Genomic window (Sparus aurata chromosome 19, fSpaAur1.1, whole genome shotgun sequence):
ATCCATTCTGCCTGGAGTGGCTTTGACTTGTTTCATTGCTCAAATCTGATGTTTGATATCGTCAGTAGGAGCTCAAATGAAAACTCATATTTTGAGGTTTTGTCTGAGGTGTATTCAGTTTTGAGGCTGCTGTTGAATGCTGCATTTTACTCTACCATCCTCCATTACagatgaaataataattaatgatggTAGTTTGATCTATAGCAGGGCTGAAGGCTCGAGGCTCAGTTTCTGGGTCATGTCTTTGATTCTGTAATGAGTGGATCTGTCACAGCTCCACAGAAGATGattacatttcatcacctcaCTCGGTGGTTTCTCAGTTGTTTTGTGGGTGAAGAAGTTTGTAACAGACACATTAAAGAGCTCCTAAAACAGTTTCAAAGGAGTCTTTCCCCAAAAAGTCTCTGTCACTGCGTACTGTCTgatcataaaaacaattaaatgaattTGAATGAATATGTCTTTAACATGCTTCTTGTTTCCCATCAATCAGGCCCGGAGGTGAGCGCCCAGGATCTGACTGAGGATgaggaggctgaggctgaggctgaggccgTGGACGAAGACGTCGTGGATGATGTGACGGCAGAGGACGAAGACGACGAGGCGGAAGTGGAAGATGACGAGAATGCGGAGCTGGTGAGTGACGTGAGTAAAGACACCAGCAATACAAATATCACTAATCAATACAACTGCACACTGTGAAACTTGTTACTCTGCGGTTTacaagctgtttgttttttttttttacttccgtATTTGAATCAGATGTGATGATGAAATGTAGAGATGTTCTGATagtgtttcttttctctcactGAACTGAACTCTCTCTGGATGGTTCAGTCTCGTTTCGAATCAATAATCACATGTTATCCGTTTGATGTGAGACTTGAAACTTATTCCAGCATTTTGAGCTGATCGGAGGCGTTTTTGACGCTGGTGACGTCATCACAAATCAGCAGACAGAAAGTTAATCAACAGTTTTCTCAACATTTGTCATGTCATGTGTCCGTTACAGAGAAGAAGTTAATCTTgtacatgtttctgtgtgtttgtgtgcagacggaagaaaaagaagatgaagaagaagaagcgttGGTTGGCGAGGTGAAAGCTTCCCCCAACGCCGACACCACCATCCTGTTCGTCAAAGGAGATGGTAACTCTGCCCTCTGGGACGCTTCAGCtctggtttattttattttgtatgcaGCACTGTTGTGAACTCACGTTCTTGTTTCTGTCCAGACTTCCCCGCCAACAACATCGTCAAGTTCCTGCTCGGCTTCACCAACAAGGGCTCAGAGAACTTCGTGGTGGAGTCTCTGGACGCCTCCTTCCGTTACCCACAGGTACAaaacacacttttctgttttagcAGAGCAGCTTTGACTTCTCAGGACCGATAACGAACCAGCGGAGCGTCTCAGTGCAGCTCTTTCTGACTCGGTTCTGTTGGTCCCTGACAGGATTACCAGTTCTACATCCAGAACTTCACGGCTCTCCAGCTCGGCACCGTGGTTCCCTCCGGCAGACAGGCCACCTTCGAGTACTCCTTCATCCCCGCAGAGCCGATGGGAGGGCGGCCGTTCGGACTCGTCATCAACCTCAACTACAAGGACAGCAACGTAAGCAGACTGGAGTCGTCAGAGAAGAAGCTTCATCTCTATTTAAACCTCAAAACTAATATTCTGCGTCAGAATGCTGTTTTCTTAAAGccttctgaaaacattttcccgCAGGAAGTTATGAAGGTTTCTGGATAAAGATGTGTTGCATATAAACCTGCTCACACAACAACTGAAGAACACAAAACACCCTTAAAAAgcaaatatataataatatatccTCATGAATCTGTGAGAGGAAACTTTATATCCTTGTTGCCTTTTTGATTGTTTCTGTTAAACTCCTCAGCTTCTGGAAGTTTGATCACAAACGTTTCTTTGCTCTCGGTGTTAAATTTGGTCCAATCTTGTTTTTCAAACCTGCGTGTTGAGTTCATGTTGGTGAACTCTGACCTCCTTATCATGGCTGACAGAGATTAAAGCAGAAGGAATAAGCGTTCTTTCtgtttatcttatcttatcacCACTTTCCTCAAACGTTCACctgctttttcttctctctcgtcttttcttcctctcttcacctCGTCTCCACATTTCTCTTCCCCTCTGCAGGGAATCGTCTTCCAGGACGCCGTGTTCAACCAGACAGTCACCATCACTGAGCGAGAGGACGGCCTGGACGGAGAGACGTCAGTGTGATTAACATCTTCTCTGTGCCATACTTTGATTTGTGCTCCTTCTTGACTCTTCGTTTGTTCCTCTTCTCTTCAGGATCTTCATGTACGTCTTCCTGTCGGGCCTCGGGCTGCTGGTCGTCGTCGGCCTTCACCAGCTGCTGGAGTCCAGAAAGGTACAGATGAATTAAGACGCTCATCAGTTCAGCTCTAAGATTAATGCTGACGTCTGTTCAGTGTGACACTCGGCGACAGTGAGAGCAGATCGAAAGCTTGTTAGAACTACAACTAAGATGGCGGAGACGAGCGGTTTCCAATAAGACAGAATTCTGCTGAAATTTGCTGTAAAATGATTTTATAACAACATGTAAAGATGGAGGCAGCAGGAGAAACGTTGacttgacttcctgtgtgtgtgcagaggaggCGTCCCGCTCCAAAGGTGGAAATGGGAACTTCGAGCCACAACGACGTCGACCTGAGCTGGATCCCTCAGGAAACACTCAACCAGATCAGTACGTATGCGTCACATCCTTCACTCAGACATCTCGTACGACTGCTTCtgttttctgcagcttcacttctTATAAAACACTTGCAGACGAGAAGCTGCTCTGCGTTATCTCAGACTCTCAGGCTGCCGTTTGTTTCTGATCGCTGTGAAAATCACGTTTAAAGAGTCAAAGTGAAACTGTCTTACAGGTGAGGTAGGTGTGTTGGAAACATCTTTCTAGCTGGAAGAGTCGACAGTGTGACAAAGTCCACCGGCAAAAGATATTGATGGACTTCAGGTGTCTGATCGATCAGAGACGATATCATCTGTTCATTGAACACAATCAgatccagaagaagctgcaacACTTTGTTCTGTTTCTATAAATAACTGTAAAGAGTTATTTATCCTTCAAATGCTGTCGAGTTGATTTAAAactccaccaacacacacaagaTTTAACAAGAGTTTAAACTTCATGTCAGTcaagagacaaaacattttaattttgaacTGGCTCAAAGCTCaacaaatgacattttatatttaaacatcAGCATCAGAACATTAAAAAGGTGACTGGAAAGTTAAAgcagtaaataaataagtagatGAACTTTGTACAGGAACTTTAAACATGTTGTGAAAGCGTCTGTTTAACACTGAAGCCTCTTTATGACTCAGATCATCAAACGAGACCATCAGCCAGAAAACTGGCTGTTGATTTCTATTTATTCTTTCCACAGATTCTGATCATCTGTTGGATATGAGGGACGTCAGTAATATGAAGTCCAGTTAAATGGATTTAAACTCTAGTTTTAGCAGTTCAGTGCACAACACGGTCTGTCCTGATGGTCCATGTTCGGTCCAAACTCTCTCACGTTGTGTTTGCTTCCTGTCAGAAtcagctgatgtgtttgtgcaggtgtgtgttctctTCCTGCTTCACCTGTTTCTGAATCAACTTTAACCTTCGCTGTGCACGACGatcactctctctcctctgtttctctctctgccttcctGCTGTCATGTTTCCCTGCGTCTTCAGTGCAGAGTCGCAGAGgtgaggtctgtgtgtgtgtgtgtgtgtgtgtgtgtgtgtgtgtgtgtgtgtgtgtgtgtgtgtgtgtgtgtgtgtgtgtgtgtgtgtgtgtgtgtgtgtgtgtgtgtgtgtgtgtgtgtgtgtgtgtgtctaatgaATCTGTTTAAATCTATCAAACTGTTTGGACTCTTGAACAAACGGactgtctgcatgtctgtcctctctggttcaccttgtttctctctcctggTCGGATCACATCAGAAGCGTCTCAGTGAAATCGTCTGCATGTGATCGTCCAACAATCTTTTGGACTTTCGCTGAGCCTCACAGATTTTGCACTcaaaatactgaatatttaaaaagataCAAATGTGATTTGTCAAACTGATGAATGAATTGTTAAATCTGGGCCTAGTTTATAGTTTAAAGCTCATAATAGTGCGCAGTTATTGTGTCAGTCTGTTGTTGTTACATTGTTACAGAAGAGGATTAgagccacatgtgaattttgtttttttgttctgactttaaagaattctgagattaaagtcagagttctgactttaatctcagaattctgagaaaaaaagtcagaattctgactttaatctcagaattctgactttaatctcagaattctgactttaatctcagaattctttaaagtcagaactcaaaaaaaatttacatgtgcagacttctgactttaatctcagacttctgactttaatctcaattctgacttttttctcagaattctgaattttttccagaattctgacttttttctcagaattctgacttttttctcagaattctgactttaatcccAGAATTCTAAGAAAAAAGTCCGaaatctgactttaatctcatctcagaattctgaatttttttcagaattccgactttttttcagaattctgacttttttctcagaattctgactttaatcccagaattctgactttaatctcggaattctgacttttttctctgactttcttctgacttttttctcagaattctgagattaaagtcagaattctgagaaaaaagtcagaattctgaaaaaaaagtcggaattctgactttttttcttagaattctgagattaaagtcagaattcagaatttttttccagaattctgactttaaagtcagaactaaaaaaaaattcacatgtggccctaatcctcttccataCATTGTGAACCTGCAGCGATCAGCCGCAGCATCAGAGCCTCTGACAGCTGAAATGTCGCGTCATCTTGTTGTTcttaaatcaatcaatctttatttgtatcgCGTCAGTTCACAACAGAAGTGGTCTCGTGACACTTTAGGAGGTCGAGACTCTCCAactctttatttcatttatttactgaGACGTTTGAAACAAGGCGGTaagtcagtggttttaatgtggTGGCTGATCGATGCACAACTGAACCGAACCTATAAAATAATGTGTGAATATGTGAGAAGTGTTTGTCCTGCAGTCAGACTGTGTCTCTCTTCCTCCAGACAAAGCTTCTCCCAAAAGATCTCCTCGCAAAAGAAGCCAGAAACGCTCGGCCGGCTCAGACGAGTGACGGGCGCCTGAAACCACGGAGACAGAACTTCAcccaccaggaggaggaggaggaagaggaggaagaagaggaggaggaggaggaggaagaggaggaggaggaggagggttgtgAGCGCATTCTGCTCTCTCTACTGATGAACTTTAACCAGTGCCAAGCACAGCGATGGCTGGCTCTCTACTTTCAGCTTATAAActgttcaacacacacacacacacacacacacacacacagcagtgaaaCAGGTGTGTTGGGTTTAAAAGGCACGTGATGATATTTTTCTAGCAGTTGTTGGTTTTTCTCTCAGattgagtttgtgttttaaagatAACTGATGTGATGATTGTGAGTCAGTTTCTCTTGTGTTCTTGTTTATTACCTCCCACTCTGGTGTcgggctgcagcagctgctcgcTCGGTTCATCACTTAGTGAACAGACAAACATCAAGTGAGTAGTTGATGAAGGAGATCACTGTTCCAGCCTCTCAGATGATGATTCCTGATTGTGTCGGCCTTAAATGACGGTGAGCTGAACTTGTTTTGGTGTCTGAACTGTTGTTGAGAGCAGATCATCGATCTGAAGAGTCATTTTGGGCTCCTGGAAACATCATGTTTAGCTGCAGCCCTCCCTGCTGTGTAATGGAGCCTGGATAACAAAGGCTGCTTGTTGTTCTGGATTTTTCTTCAGTGTAGTTTTGAGGTTGTAGTTGTGGAGTGTTGTCGAGCTCTGACGCTGCCGTCCGGCTTTGCATTCACTCATTTGGCTGCACAGATCCTGAACATAGTCTGATCCCGCTGTCACAGATTCACACCACTGACTTCACACTCCTCAGAAAGTCTGCAGCTAATGTTTGTTATCTTCATGTTGATCATCTGACAAGTATCCAGTTGTTCTGCTctataaagtgtgtgtgaagatgtCGACGAGTGTTtggtccacaacccaaagatctTCAGCTgcctgtcacagaggaggagaacaggaagtACTCACCTGTCAGAGCTGAGAGCTGATGGATGTTCATCTTCATGGTGGATGTGtcagaaacaggaagttcatCATGGAGGGAGCACAAACGCTGCGCAGAGTTTTGTGTTGCGCTTCTTTCAAACACAATTTACACGATAACTTTGGCATTTGGTGTGAAAATGAGTAAAAACGTGTCAACAGAACAAATATTACTCGTGTTTATTgagcttaaaggaacagtttaccTAAAAATGAACatccagtcatcctctcctcctcctggcagaTTAAATCTCTTTGGGTTCAGGATGGACAAACAATGACTTTTAAAGGCGTTAATTTAGGATTGAAGGtcctgtgaacacacttccAGACATCATCATCAGATCTGTGGACAGGAAATAAGTGAGCAGTCAGCTGAGCGATGTGGGACCCAACCTGCCCTTTAACCCCGGTGCTGACAGGTTCTGGGGACTGAGGGCTGTCACCATGTGGACGCTCCCTCCAGTGTCGTCCAACAGGCCGGCTCATCATCAAACAGCTCAACGGTTCCATTTCTCTCCTGAGAGCAGCAACAAGTGAAAGAGAGCGATCTCCAAACCCTCAACGTGTGCCTGTTTTCTACTTTTCTGTTTGTACATTTGTTTACGTCCAGCTTCTCTCCTCACGCAGCTTTTtcacaaaatcacaaatgaTTTACCAAAAGGTGAATTTGGGTCGacgttttctatttttttgtctGTCGATTGTAAAAAATGTTGAAGTGGCTGAAGCACTGGTGTAAATACTGGCTGAAGGATGATGACCTGAGAGCTAAATTGCCGAGCTAATTTATTTGAGTGACAGATTAACGGGGTTTAtgcactgtttgttttatttgaccactagagggcgacGCTGACTCACTCTGCAGGTCTGAAGAGTTACAGAACTGCAGATTTGGGTCATTTCAGTGGTTCTGTGagaaactgagctcagagtttggatgtgagctgctgctgctgcatgttgGACATGAAACACTTGATCCAGACGTGAACACACAGCAGCCGGTTGGTGCCACAGAACTGAGCTGATGTtgagctttttgtttgtttctaaaCTGATGGGGCTGTCATTCATCATAGAAGCTTCTACTTTGATTTGCTTTTAAATGTGCAGGAAATAAACTTTGATGATTTGCTGTAGACCTGCTGGTTTTTGTCGTTtcttcaaaaataaacatttacaatgATCATGTAGAGGTGGGGATGGTAATGATGAATCATTAACTGTCAGTCAGATCAAATACAAAGTAGTGAAAGTTCTGAACAAAGAACACTTCCATAACAATTCAAATTCTGAGAAGAGGAACAAATCTTAAAGTCGAACCGAGGATTAAATGAAACCATAGGAAAATTCTGACAAAAGTGAAaattttctgagaaaaaagcCAAAATTCTATAAAAACTGACAATTCTGAAAAGTCAAATTCTGATAAAAGTTAATCATTCTGAGAAAAAACTCAACCCAGATCAGTTTCCCGAATCAAACAAACTGAGGATCAAACCCACAAACTCTAATCTCAGAGGCAGCGTTTCTACACACTGAGCTGCTCAGTCAGAACATCTGCAGCTTGTTTCTTAGAGGTTTTGATTCTGTCATATGGACACCGAGTCTAAAAATTCAGATTTGTTTCCTTCTAGAAAAAGAAATCTTAAGACAGaatttaaacattaataaaagacATTACCACCAAAATATGAAACTCTGGTGTTTAATATTTgtgcactgtttgtttgtttgacaacATTTCCATCATATGAGAAGTTACAAAACTATAAAATACTAAATAACATCAGTGAAATCAACATGTTCTTCCTTTCAGGGTCTTCAgttacagcaacaaaacaaagtcatcaTTTAAAACATCATATATTACATCATAGGTGTTTTGTGTTGAGAATGTGTCACTGAATGAAAGAATAAAGGTACAGatggaggtccaggtggaggaggtgtgtgagtgtggagcagaaggagtggaggagtgtcagtgtgtctgcagagactgtgtagaaggacagagcagc
Coding sequences:
- the LOC115569949 gene encoding translocon-associated protein subunit alpha-like isoform X3, which translates into the protein MMKFVPKLLLVLLLAFPATLLLKGPEVSAQDLTEDEEAEAEAEAVDEDVVDDVTAEDEDDEAEVEDDENAELVSDTEEKEDEEEEALVGEVKASPNADTTILFVKGDDFPANNIVKFLLGFTNKGSENFVVESLDASFRYPQDYQFYIQNFTALQLGTVVPSGRQATFEYSFIPAEPMGGRPFGLVINLNYKDSNGIVFQDAVFNQTVTITEREDGLDGETIFMYVFLSGLGLLVVVGLHQLLESRKRRRPAPKVEMGTSSHNDVDLSWIPQETLNQINKASPKRSPRKRSQKRSAGSDE
- the LOC115569949 gene encoding translocon-associated protein subunit alpha-like isoform X1, with translation MMKFVPKLLLVLLLAFPATLLLKGPEVSAQDLTEDEEAEAEAEAVDEDVVDDVTAEDEDDEAEVEDDENAELVSDTEEKEDEEEEALVGEVKASPNADTTILFVKGDDFPANNIVKFLLGFTNKGSENFVVESLDASFRYPQDYQFYIQNFTALQLGTVVPSGRQATFEYSFIPAEPMGGRPFGLVINLNYKDSNGIVFQDAVFNQTVTITEREDGLDGETIFMYVFLSGLGLLVVVGLHQLLESRKRRRPAPKVEMGTSSHNDVDLSWIPQETLNQIMQSRRDKASPKRSPRKRSQKRSAGSDE
- the LOC115569949 gene encoding translocon-associated protein subunit alpha-like isoform X2, whose product is MMKFVPKLLLVLLLAFPATLLLKGPEVSAQDLTEDEEAEAEAEAVDEDVVDDVTAEDEDDEAEVEDDENAELTEEKEDEEEEALVGEVKASPNADTTILFVKGDDFPANNIVKFLLGFTNKGSENFVVESLDASFRYPQDYQFYIQNFTALQLGTVVPSGRQATFEYSFIPAEPMGGRPFGLVINLNYKDSNGIVFQDAVFNQTVTITEREDGLDGETIFMYVFLSGLGLLVVVGLHQLLESRKRRRPAPKVEMGTSSHNDVDLSWIPQETLNQIMQSRRDKASPKRSPRKRSQKRSAGSDE
- the LOC115569949 gene encoding translocon-associated protein subunit alpha-like isoform X4, which encodes MMKFVPKLLLVLLLAFPATLLLKGPEVSAQDLTEDEEAEAEAEAVDEDVVDDVTAEDEDDEAEVEDDENAELTEEKEDEEEEALVGEVKASPNADTTILFVKGDDFPANNIVKFLLGFTNKGSENFVVESLDASFRYPQDYQFYIQNFTALQLGTVVPSGRQATFEYSFIPAEPMGGRPFGLVINLNYKDSNGIVFQDAVFNQTVTITEREDGLDGETIFMYVFLSGLGLLVVVGLHQLLESRKRRRPAPKVEMGTSSHNDVDLSWIPQETLNQINKASPKRSPRKRSQKRSAGSDE